A stretch of the Haloarcula ordinaria genome encodes the following:
- a CDS encoding ATP-binding protein — protein sequence MNQNQDTGFTETATALALVGVTSSVIFFATNQGAAMLVDQFSQPILGRSLWPISAILVIVLVATTVVAVLAATLGMLETVASPRLLNRTGYSLIGLGGLVGTTGAAGAGILNCFVSTRVIPGFHPHTTPEFAALTVTVAAFGSLSWWFWKPRSKTALSTPQVSASKPPAPEVVADRRVKRSSENPSEPPMPTPPERFTARDECPEPTLTETRSDSTSVDFDSLEYDWTTNTGVSMDDVGGMTELKEELKTDIVLPLTSGREKADKLGIPLPNIVFHGPPGTGKTFMAKALATELGLPFAHLSGADVQSKWINESAEKINTLFDEAKALAKKEGGAIVFLDELDAVLKQRSGAGQSHEEDNKVVAEFLNHLQETSEHYILFIGATNRLEALDDAGVRSGRIDKKVQIGKPDQAARKAVLRAQLRNRPNQLTDDHIERIAALTDGLVASDIESIVVDAARKSAFGREDDEIVWDDIAGALEQYT from the coding sequence ATGAACCAGAACCAAGACACGGGATTCACTGAAACCGCTACTGCGCTCGCACTTGTGGGCGTTACTAGCTCTGTGATCTTTTTTGCAACCAATCAGGGTGCAGCTATGCTTGTTGACCAATTCAGTCAGCCCATTCTTGGTAGGTCGCTTTGGCCGATCTCTGCCATATTGGTGATCGTCCTCGTCGCAACAACTGTAGTGGCCGTATTGGCTGCCACTCTTGGTATGCTTGAAACTGTAGCCTCTCCTCGTTTACTCAACCGAACTGGTTACTCGCTAATAGGGCTCGGTGGGCTTGTAGGAACTACTGGTGCTGCTGGCGCTGGAATTCTCAACTGTTTCGTGTCGACACGAGTAATTCCGGGATTCCATCCACACACTACTCCTGAATTTGCTGCGTTGACAGTCACTGTCGCAGCATTCGGAAGCTTGTCTTGGTGGTTCTGGAAGCCTCGAAGCAAGACGGCTCTTTCCACGCCACAGGTATCGGCGAGCAAGCCGCCTGCACCGGAAGTCGTGGCTGATCGCCGCGTTAAGCGCTCTAGTGAAAATCCTTCTGAGCCACCAATGCCAACACCACCGGAACGCTTCACCGCCCGTGACGAGTGTCCCGAACCCACTCTGACCGAGACCAGATCAGACTCAACCTCAGTAGATTTCGATAGTCTGGAATACGACTGGACAACCAACACTGGAGTTTCGATGGATGATGTCGGTGGTATGACCGAGCTCAAAGAGGAGTTGAAAACCGATATTGTGCTGCCGTTGACGTCGGGGAGAGAGAAAGCTGACAAATTGGGTATTCCGCTCCCAAATATCGTGTTCCACGGACCGCCTGGGACTGGAAAGACGTTTATGGCGAAGGCACTTGCTACAGAACTCGGACTACCATTTGCTCACTTGAGTGGGGCCGACGTCCAAAGTAAGTGGATAAACGAGAGTGCGGAGAAGATAAACACGCTCTTCGACGAAGCCAAAGCGCTAGCGAAGAAGGAGGGTGGAGCGATAGTGTTCCTCGACGAGCTGGATGCTGTACTGAAGCAGCGAAGCGGAGCTGGACAAAGCCATGAAGAAGATAACAAAGTTGTCGCAGAATTCCTCAACCACCTTCAGGAGACTTCTGAACACTATATCCTGTTTATTGGAGCAACGAATCGACTGGAGGCGCTGGACGATGCAGGAGTTCGCTCAGGTCGTATCGACAAGAAGGTTCAGATCGGCAAGCCGGATCAAGCTGCCCGAAAAGCGGTTCTCCGAGCACAATTGAGGAACCGGCCGAACCAACTCACAGACGACCACATCGAGCGAATAGCAGCTCTTACAGACGGGCTGGTTGCCTCGGATATTGAGTCGATAGTCGTTGATGCCGCTCGAAAGAGCGCATTTGGACGAGAGGATGACGAAATCGTGTGGGACGATATCGCCGGAGCGCTCGAACAGTATACATAA
- a CDS encoding DUF262 domain-containing protein, with translation MGYQSRTIKQVLPDINDSVFLPAIQREFVWDTEQIVQLFDSVLREYPIGSFIFWNINGDFADNQIKYYFVRNHIEDSIYPDEFDNVHHRNPKVPEYEQIPDSISLVVDGQQRLSSFYIGLQGTYVEKQKYRQRKNPDAWTRKQLYLNLLSNPNNQTEDHLKLRYDFRFKEPDPTQSSENYWFRVGDILEIDTLEKAMTRANEIADEIEGISDAEEHYILKNLTTLYNAVHARDIVNFYEEGNQDNERILDIFVRANEGGTQLSKSEILLSIATSYWASDDENPIDAKEEINTFVGNLNQTYVDEGYDFGSDFVLKSLLVVSNLSAEYQIRTFTHENLALMKEIWADGVVQDAIESTIELISDFGITGRSLTSRNALIPLVFYFYHNGTPSLTTDSQLGVQVRPRILEWLCSALLNSNFNSRPDQIIEDARDAIKDAEDSEFPLERIQREIRTRGKAVGFNREIIEDLFEETDYNSTKIYLLLSVLYYPDPALDDSHEVDHIFPRSLLEKDNLIENYGFEPSKAERYASLRDHVANLQLIEENQSKGDRAFDEWISTRSDQYYDRHHIPTDERLYELENFPEFIARREEMLQDQIISTFN, from the coding sequence ATGGGTTACCAGTCTCGCACGATCAAGCAGGTTCTACCAGATATCAACGATTCTGTCTTTCTCCCGGCAATTCAGCGAGAGTTCGTATGGGATACAGAACAGATTGTTCAGTTATTCGACTCCGTCCTCCGCGAGTACCCAATCGGGTCCTTCATCTTCTGGAATATTAATGGGGACTTCGCTGATAATCAGATTAAGTACTACTTTGTTCGGAACCACATCGAGGATAGCATATACCCGGACGAGTTCGACAACGTCCATCACCGGAACCCGAAGGTTCCAGAATACGAGCAAATTCCAGACTCCATCTCGCTTGTCGTAGACGGTCAGCAGCGTCTCTCTTCATTCTATATTGGCCTGCAAGGGACGTACGTCGAGAAGCAAAAATACCGACAGCGGAAAAACCCTGACGCATGGACTCGGAAACAATTGTACCTCAACTTGCTCTCGAATCCTAACAACCAGACAGAGGACCATCTGAAGCTCCGATACGACTTCAGATTCAAGGAACCAGACCCAACTCAGTCCAGTGAGAACTACTGGTTCCGTGTTGGTGATATCTTAGAAATCGATACACTGGAGAAAGCGATGACGAGGGCGAACGAAATTGCCGACGAGATAGAAGGGATTTCCGACGCAGAAGAGCACTACATTCTCAAGAATCTCACAACGCTATACAATGCCGTTCACGCCCGAGACATCGTGAACTTCTACGAAGAAGGGAATCAGGATAACGAGCGCATCCTGGACATCTTCGTCCGAGCGAACGAAGGAGGCACACAACTCAGTAAATCCGAGATTCTACTCTCGATTGCCACCTCCTACTGGGCCTCAGACGACGAGAATCCCATTGATGCGAAAGAAGAGATCAACACATTCGTCGGGAACCTCAACCAAACCTATGTGGACGAAGGGTACGACTTCGGTAGCGATTTCGTTCTGAAATCACTCCTCGTCGTCTCCAATCTCTCCGCGGAATACCAGATCCGAACGTTCACACATGAGAATTTGGCTTTAATGAAGGAGATCTGGGCGGACGGTGTCGTCCAAGACGCGATTGAATCTACCATCGAACTAATCAGTGATTTCGGGATCACCGGTCGGAGCTTGACGAGTCGAAATGCGCTCATTCCGCTAGTCTTCTACTTTTACCACAACGGAACCCCGTCTTTGACGACAGACTCCCAGTTGGGTGTGCAGGTTCGACCACGTATTCTCGAATGGCTCTGTTCGGCGCTCCTCAATAGCAATTTCAATTCTCGACCTGATCAGATAATTGAGGACGCTCGTGATGCTATCAAGGATGCTGAAGACAGTGAATTTCCACTGGAGCGGATCCAGCGTGAAATTCGAACTCGTGGGAAAGCAGTTGGGTTTAATCGAGAGATCATAGAAGATCTGTTCGAGGAAACCGACTACAATAGTACGAAGATCTACCTGCTTCTATCAGTCCTGTATTATCCCGACCCAGCTCTCGACGATTCACACGAAGTGGACCACATCTTCCCGCGCAGTCTTCTAGAGAAGGACAACCTCATCGAGAACTATGGCTTCGAACCAAGCAAAGCAGAGCGGTATGCGTCGCTGCGGGATCACGTTGCGAATCTCCAGTTAATTGAGGAGAATCAGTCAAAGGGCGACCGAGCGTTCGACGAGTGGATTTCGACGCGGAGCGATCAGTACTACGACCGGCACCACATCCCAACTGACGAAAGGCTATACGAACTGGAGAACTTCCCGGAGTTCATCGCACGACGCGAAGAGATGCTTCAAGACCAGATTATCAGCACCTTCAACTGA
- a CDS encoding TATA-box-binding protein, with the protein MTVEIANIVGSGDLGVELDLEALEGDLSTPHLEYDPSNYHGLYIRLEEGGPLITVYRSGKYIISGCPSEAVLRTTNDGFLRTLTDLGVIEEAAETGFTVQNVVCTATLGEMVSLNALSIGLGLEVTEYEPEQFPGMVYRPEGIGAVMLVFANGKLVITGAKNVETAESAYDHLQSRVQQLV; encoded by the coding sequence ATGACTGTCGAGATTGCGAATATCGTTGGCTCCGGTGATCTTGGAGTGGAGTTGGATCTTGAAGCCCTAGAAGGTGACCTGTCCACACCACACTTGGAGTACGACCCGTCGAATTACCATGGCCTCTACATTCGCCTCGAAGAAGGTGGACCACTCATCACCGTGTATCGGAGCGGGAAGTACATCATCAGTGGTTGTCCCAGTGAGGCGGTACTGCGCACAACAAACGATGGATTCCTGAGAACACTGACGGATTTGGGTGTCATCGAAGAAGCTGCAGAAACTGGGTTCACTGTCCAGAACGTAGTCTGTACTGCAACGCTTGGTGAGATGGTCTCTCTGAATGCCCTCTCTATCGGGTTGGGATTGGAAGTGACCGAGTATGAACCGGAGCAGTTCCCAGGTATGGTTTACCGTCCTGAGGGCATCGGTGCTGTAATGCTCGTCTTCGCTAATGGGAAACTAGTTATCACAGGTGCAAAGAACGTTGAGACAGCTGAATCAGCGTATGACCATCTTCAGTCGAGAGTGCAGCAATTAGTGTAG
- a CDS encoding helicase-related protein, with product MTNFEVGDHVKFAGGQGEVTKIEYRPNGGQLLHVYTTEGQLRKLPSGLPHIERIDSIVDRLAARQIDSPIHHDLRERATRLDLAYRYDRFLSLTNNRIEIEPYQVQAAYEILNSYDHRYLIGDEVGLGKTIEAGIVIEELIARGRAERVLIVAPAPLTVQWQEEMREKFDRNFVIYDRETVETHRRSHPNQNVWEQEDLIITSIDFAKQTNDNPESDRVSVRDALDNLDVEWDIAVFDEAHHLTARRGSDDSIERTQRYTVGEAVADNSDALLLLTGTPHKGKSDQFYFLVSLLDPYRFSHESQIHPDGLDDLMIRRLKDDMYETDGTRMFPEKNIEALGVDMSPAERKLYDDVTEYIREYYNLAQQEENKAAGFTMVIYQKRLVSSIYAIQKSLENRMRAIQNDAVAEDLPDDVQELIPRYSTEPETLTDAERERVEEALETVTVTLNRSQIQEELDRVKQLWRQAKSIETDSKAQLLKQFVDRILTEDPDEKILIFTEYTDTLEYLRDQVFADHDIAQVYGDLDQDRRRQEMADFENEKNIMIATDAAQEGLNLQFAHIMANFDLPWSPTRIDQRMGRLHRYGQERTVEIRNLFFKNTRESEILNLLVEKTDQIESDLGMRSDVLGRILEDVNLDDTIMAAIAENRPTDQVVADIDETIEERRNALETVENEFLIRDRFDLSDEDEEILDVIERSQHGDVSEDDIEVLVREFFDEFGGDIRGVRPGPARAGGDVFQLDVPDVLSGNQVAGRYDQATFTRQVAMEEDDVEFIALDHPLVQSLIEFCLDSNRIGGQVAVKIAADDTPTPGILFTYRLGYVSGAGEAVTEKLVPLYVTSESDVSAEKPEFVDTIPPEEVVSTPVLDRLASMAKDLHSVAEMEAWKQVESFADEAREEREREVEIKRQHAEQHFKEEISEWEGRLEEYQRQDKQAKDMSAPIGNAKRQLESLRRERDEELSRLEEEKHVTPEEPQLVTASLVLSNPPGER from the coding sequence ATGACGAACTTCGAGGTTGGCGACCACGTCAAGTTCGCCGGTGGGCAGGGCGAGGTTACGAAGATCGAATATCGCCCGAATGGAGGCCAACTCCTCCACGTCTACACTACAGAGGGTCAACTCCGCAAACTCCCGAGTGGCCTGCCCCACATCGAGCGGATCGACTCCATCGTTGACCGTCTCGCAGCCCGGCAAATCGATTCGCCCATTCACCACGATCTCCGGGAACGTGCAACCCGCCTTGACCTTGCGTACAGATACGACCGCTTCCTGTCGCTGACGAACAATCGCATCGAGATTGAGCCGTATCAGGTCCAGGCTGCCTACGAGATCCTGAACTCGTACGACCATCGCTACCTCATCGGCGACGAGGTCGGGCTCGGGAAGACCATTGAAGCTGGTATCGTCATTGAGGAGCTCATCGCCCGCGGTCGTGCCGAGCGGGTGCTCATCGTCGCGCCAGCGCCGCTCACCGTGCAGTGGCAAGAGGAGATGCGCGAGAAGTTCGACCGCAACTTCGTCATCTATGACCGTGAGACTGTCGAGACTCACCGTCGGTCCCACCCGAACCAGAACGTTTGGGAACAAGAAGACCTCATCATCACGTCTATCGACTTCGCCAAGCAGACGAACGACAATCCTGAGTCAGATAGAGTGTCAGTCCGCGATGCACTCGATAATCTCGACGTAGAGTGGGATATTGCCGTGTTCGACGAGGCTCACCACCTCACCGCCCGACGCGGGAGCGACGATTCCATTGAACGCACCCAGCGCTACACCGTCGGGGAAGCGGTGGCCGATAACTCCGATGCGCTCCTCCTACTCACTGGGACACCGCACAAGGGGAAGTCCGATCAGTTCTATTTCTTGGTGAGCTTGCTCGACCCGTATCGCTTCAGCCACGAGTCACAGATCCATCCGGACGGACTCGATGACCTGATGATCCGCCGGCTGAAGGACGATATGTACGAGACCGACGGGACACGCATGTTCCCCGAGAAGAATATTGAGGCGCTTGGCGTCGATATGTCGCCGGCTGAGCGGAAGCTCTACGACGACGTCACTGAGTACATCCGTGAGTACTACAACCTCGCTCAGCAGGAAGAGAACAAGGCTGCGGGGTTCACGATGGTCATCTACCAGAAGCGCCTCGTATCGAGCATCTACGCCATCCAGAAGTCCTTAGAGAACCGGATGCGAGCCATCCAGAACGATGCTGTCGCCGAGGACCTGCCTGATGACGTCCAGGAACTCATCCCCCGGTACAGCACTGAACCGGAAACGCTGACCGACGCCGAACGTGAGCGTGTCGAGGAAGCGCTGGAGACGGTCACAGTCACGCTGAATCGCTCACAGATCCAGGAAGAACTCGACCGCGTCAAGCAGCTCTGGCGACAAGCCAAGAGCATCGAGACGGACTCGAAGGCACAACTCCTGAAGCAGTTTGTCGACAGAATCCTGACTGAGGACCCCGACGAGAAGATCCTCATCTTCACCGAGTACACTGACACGCTGGAGTACCTCCGCGACCAGGTGTTCGCGGACCATGACATCGCGCAGGTATACGGTGACTTGGATCAGGACCGACGGCGACAAGAGATGGCGGACTTTGAGAACGAGAAAAATATAATGATTGCGACAGACGCCGCTCAGGAGGGTCTCAACCTTCAGTTCGCGCATATTATGGCCAATTTCGACCTCCCGTGGTCGCCTACTAGAATCGATCAGCGAATGGGACGACTACACCGGTACGGGCAGGAGCGAACTGTCGAGATTCGCAACCTCTTCTTCAAGAACACGCGGGAGAGCGAGATTCTGAATCTCTTGGTCGAGAAGACAGACCAGATCGAGTCCGACCTCGGGATGCGTTCTGACGTCTTGGGCCGCATTCTGGAGGACGTCAATCTCGACGACACTATCATGGCCGCAATAGCCGAAAACCGTCCTACTGACCAAGTTGTCGCCGACATTGACGAGACCATCGAAGAACGGAGGAATGCGCTGGAGACCGTCGAGAACGAATTCCTCATCCGAGACCGATTCGACCTCTCTGACGAAGACGAGGAGATTCTCGATGTCATTGAGCGAAGCCAACACGGCGACGTCAGCGAGGACGACATCGAGGTTCTCGTCCGCGAGTTCTTCGATGAGTTCGGCGGCGACATTCGGGGTGTCCGTCCGGGTCCGGCCCGTGCTGGCGGAGACGTGTTTCAGCTTGACGTTCCTGATGTCCTCTCCGGAAATCAGGTTGCCGGGCGATATGACCAGGCGACGTTCACTCGGCAGGTAGCGATGGAGGAAGACGACGTTGAGTTCATCGCTTTGGACCATCCACTCGTCCAGTCGCTTATCGAGTTTTGCTTAGATTCGAACCGTATCGGAGGTCAGGTTGCTGTGAAGATTGCAGCTGATGATACACCCACTCCCGGCATCCTATTCACGTACCGTCTGGGATACGTTTCTGGGGCAGGAGAGGCAGTCACCGAGAAACTAGTACCGCTCTACGTAACGTCTGAAAGCGACGTGAGCGCGGAGAAGCCGGAGTTTGTGGATACGATCCCTCCGGAGGAAGTCGTGTCGACACCGGTTCTCGACCGACTCGCGTCGATGGCAAAAGATCTGCACAGTGTCGCGGAGATGGAGGCGTGGAAGCAAGTCGAATCGTTTGCCGACGAAGCACGTGAGGAACGGGAACGAGAAGTGGAGATTAAGCGCCAACACGCAGAACAACACTTCAAAGAGGAAATCAGCGAGTGGGAGGGGCGTCTTGAAGAGTATCAACGGCAGGACAAGCAGGCGAAAGATATGTCGGCACCAATTGGGAACGCGAAACGCCAGCTTGAGTCGCTTCGCCGTGAGCGCGATGAGGAATTGTCTCGACTGGAAGAGGAAAAGCACGTCACGCCAGAAGAGCCACAGTTGGTAACCGCATCTCTCGTTCTCAGCAACCCCCCGGGTGAGAGATGA
- a CDS encoding Eco57I restriction-modification methylase domain-containing protein, with product MQTALTYRTNRDLFSNYYLDEHLPETEEWDEVTDEELEEAYDDIMDLWEREKDTAPKRNESQLEEKFIRPMFRKLGIPFEVEESTSRTQRRPDYGFFETEEAARDAFQRRDEGLDFYKNSVAVADAKRWGRPLDTRGSGEHERDFENPSYQIHVYLQETPARWAVLTDGKKWRLYYGPTSHRLDSYYEVDLPTILESGDLEDFKYFYLFFRHEAFLEDSGGDCFLDDVYGESNVFAQELGEDLQDNIYEAIKILSEGFLQYPDNDLDEGDLDRVHDSSLIYLYRLIFVLYAEAEGRELLDTSNEIYEQSYSLNSLKQEIAEELDSGDPKYRDWQDNLQSRLDELFTLIDKGSKSRGIPEEDLYIPAYNGGLFRTDPDEDDSPEAKFLANHDVGDAYLAKVVELLTRSKNSNGGGKIFVDYSSLDVRHLGSIYEGLLEYQLNVADEPLALDDGEYVSAEEGDDVVVQEGEVHLTTGSGERKATGSYYTPEYVVEYIVENTLEPLVSDIRTDLAGRSARGDDRGFAEEFAERIFDLKILDPAMGSGHFLTSAIDYLAREIIDAQEKQAAQQGIETVDEAHDINWARRQVAQRCIYGVDLNPLAVELAKVSLWLRTLAAEQPLAFLDHHLKTGNSLVGSDIEEIDELESESGGDGQNASLADFGVARKGTIEQLMRIYEDFIAIENQELADVKEMESKYDEFERNKLRRRLEAMANVRTARDFGLNDLPQDVFEEMAAALEDDVKWGEEIASEDWFNNAQRWAEDEKYFHWKLEFPEVFYTTDGESKAQEGFDAVIGNPPYIIFKMLTDDIRDYYRSTFDTFEMKGDIYVLFMELASNLLHENGFTGYIIQNKFTKAKYGSSLRNHLSSEETIREIIDFHDSPVFDITAYPMILLRQKVPPSENHKFLWRDIRESNQKQIETELSDGESGWEITQSDLGSDVWHPFVSDDVVSADTVPIEEFADQIGQGAIPGNTDVYIVDDETVEEYDLEREYIEQVLRGGDVNQFVIEAPENLSQLIYPYDVVDGEPELATPEQIPNIISYLEKFKSDLVERKNYGERLVDQGYEWYELRYESPGMVNEKIVFPDISPENRFAYDQNGEFACLDTVYYIVRGESLTSYDSRYLTAILNSALLDYLFDRMSPKVRGGYRRYKTQYVESLPVPAVDFTDRRQIDEGVDELVGSVCEGVITGNLAAGEALAELYSSGEHKVVLHDALCSISDSISDIKQQRRSYNLELMDYLGSYKEGDELKKFTGYQPASGVSETPLSETTETKENLRVGDVRISKKDHKVVVEASARYKPEDKEEFETDRWGYTETEYYPVMDFVGVSEIEAALLIEFVEYATEEGDGFAGFRDSATKRNSLLDRLEAIALPEITDIDSKLETYLKKKQEVSELDEKCNRLYDFLNRVVYELYELDEDKISMVESTR from the coding sequence ATGCAAACGGCACTCACCTATCGCACGAACCGCGACCTGTTCTCCAACTACTACCTCGACGAGCACCTCCCCGAGACGGAAGAGTGGGACGAGGTCACCGACGAGGAACTCGAAGAGGCCTACGACGACATTATGGACCTCTGGGAGCGCGAGAAGGACACAGCTCCTAAGCGGAACGAGTCTCAGCTCGAAGAGAAGTTCATCCGGCCGATGTTTCGGAAGCTGGGTATTCCCTTTGAGGTTGAGGAAAGCACGAGCCGCACCCAACGGCGACCAGACTACGGGTTCTTCGAAACAGAAGAAGCTGCCCGTGACGCTTTCCAGCGACGGGATGAGGGTCTTGACTTCTACAAGAATTCTGTCGCCGTCGCGGACGCAAAGCGGTGGGGCCGTCCTCTAGACACCCGTGGAAGCGGTGAACACGAACGGGACTTCGAGAACCCAAGTTACCAGATCCACGTCTACCTCCAAGAGACGCCCGCACGCTGGGCCGTCCTAACGGACGGTAAAAAGTGGAGGCTCTATTATGGTCCGACCAGTCACCGCCTCGACTCCTATTACGAGGTGGACCTGCCGACAATTCTGGAGAGCGGTGACCTTGAGGACTTCAAATACTTCTACCTCTTCTTCCGCCACGAGGCATTCCTCGAAGACTCCGGCGGCGATTGCTTCCTCGACGATGTCTACGGCGAATCCAACGTCTTCGCTCAGGAGTTAGGAGAGGATCTGCAGGACAACATCTACGAGGCGATTAAGATCCTCTCGGAGGGGTTCCTCCAATATCCAGACAACGATCTCGATGAGGGTGATCTCGATAGGGTTCACGACAGTTCACTCATCTATCTGTACCGGCTCATATTCGTCCTATACGCCGAAGCCGAAGGTCGTGAACTGCTGGACACGAGCAACGAAATCTACGAGCAGTCCTACAGCCTAAACTCCCTCAAGCAGGAGATCGCCGAAGAACTCGATAGCGGTGACCCGAAGTACCGTGACTGGCAGGATAATCTCCAGTCGCGGCTGGACGAGCTCTTCACCCTCATCGACAAGGGCAGCAAGTCCCGCGGTATCCCCGAAGAAGACCTGTACATACCGGCGTACAACGGCGGCCTGTTCCGTACTGACCCGGACGAAGACGACAGCCCGGAGGCGAAGTTCCTCGCCAATCACGATGTCGGTGACGCCTACCTAGCCAAGGTCGTCGAACTCCTCACCCGGAGCAAGAACAGCAACGGTGGCGGGAAGATTTTCGTCGATTACTCCTCGCTCGACGTTCGCCATCTCGGAAGCATCTACGAAGGACTGCTGGAGTACCAGCTCAACGTCGCTGACGAACCGCTAGCACTGGACGACGGTGAGTACGTGAGTGCCGAAGAGGGCGACGACGTGGTCGTCCAAGAGGGAGAAGTCCACCTGACGACCGGTAGTGGTGAGCGAAAGGCAACTGGTTCCTACTACACGCCTGAGTACGTCGTCGAATACATCGTCGAGAATACCCTGGAACCGTTGGTTAGCGACATCCGGACCGATCTAGCTGGTCGAAGCGCGCGTGGTGACGACCGTGGCTTCGCAGAGGAGTTCGCCGAGCGCATCTTCGATCTGAAGATTCTCGACCCGGCAATGGGGAGCGGTCACTTCCTTACGAGCGCCATCGACTATTTGGCCCGCGAGATTATTGACGCCCAAGAGAAGCAGGCCGCTCAGCAAGGTATCGAGACGGTTGACGAAGCGCACGACATCAACTGGGCGCGTCGACAGGTCGCCCAGCGCTGTATCTACGGTGTGGACCTGAACCCGCTCGCTGTCGAGTTGGCGAAGGTTTCTCTGTGGCTGCGGACGCTCGCTGCTGAACAGCCGCTTGCGTTCCTCGACCATCACCTGAAGACCGGGAACTCACTTGTTGGGAGTGATATTGAAGAGATTGACGAACTTGAGTCAGAGAGCGGTGGTGACGGCCAGAATGCATCTCTCGCGGATTTCGGCGTGGCTCGGAAAGGGACGATTGAGCAGCTGATGCGGATTTATGAGGACTTCATCGCTATTGAAAACCAAGAACTCGCAGACGTCAAGGAGATGGAGTCCAAGTATGACGAGTTCGAGCGGAACAAGCTCCGGCGGCGGCTTGAAGCGATGGCGAATGTTCGAACTGCCCGGGACTTTGGCTTGAACGATCTTCCACAGGATGTCTTTGAAGAGATGGCTGCAGCATTAGAGGATGACGTAAAGTGGGGGGAAGAAATCGCCTCTGAAGATTGGTTTAACAATGCTCAAAGGTGGGCAGAGGACGAGAAATACTTCCACTGGAAGTTAGAATTCCCCGAGGTTTTCTACACTACTGATGGGGAGTCAAAAGCTCAGGAAGGATTTGATGCAGTGATTGGCAATCCACCGTACATCATATTCAAGATGCTCACTGATGACATTCGTGACTACTATCGCTCTACTTTCGACACCTTTGAGATGAAAGGTGACATCTATGTCCTGTTTATGGAGCTAGCTTCTAATCTCCTCCATGAGAACGGATTTACTGGGTACATCATTCAAAACAAGTTTACTAAGGCCAAATATGGATCGTCACTTCGGAACCATCTCTCTTCGGAGGAGACGATTCGTGAGATAATTGATTTCCATGACTCACCGGTGTTTGATATCACGGCTTACCCGATGATTCTACTCAGGCAGAAAGTACCGCCGAGTGAAAATCACAAATTCCTGTGGAGAGATATTCGGGAGTCAAATCAGAAGCAAATTGAGACAGAACTATCTGACGGTGAATCGGGGTGGGAGATTACGCAATCAGACCTAGGTTCAGATGTTTGGCACCCATTCGTATCTGATGATGTTGTTTCTGCTGACACAGTCCCTATTGAAGAGTTTGCAGATCAAATTGGACAGGGAGCGATTCCTGGAAATACCGATGTCTACATCGTAGACGATGAAACCGTTGAAGAATACGATCTTGAGCGCGAATACATCGAACAAGTTCTCAGAGGCGGGGATGTGAATCAGTTTGTCATAGAGGCACCTGAGAATTTGTCTCAGCTAATATATCCGTACGATGTAGTTGATGGTGAACCAGAGCTGGCAACACCAGAACAGATTCCAAACATTATTTCTTACCTTGAGAAGTTCAAATCTGACTTAGTTGAGCGGAAGAACTACGGTGAGAGATTAGTCGATCAGGGATACGAGTGGTACGAACTCCGGTATGAATCACCGGGCATGGTCAACGAGAAGATCGTTTTCCCGGATATCTCTCCTGAAAACCGTTTTGCCTATGATCAGAATGGTGAATTCGCGTGCCTTGACACGGTCTACTATATTGTTCGTGGTGAATCTCTCACCTCATATGATAGCCGATATCTAACTGCGATCCTCAACAGTGCACTGCTGGATTATCTCTTTGACCGCATGTCCCCGAAGGTCCGGGGTGGCTATCGACGATACAAAACACAGTACGTTGAGAGCCTGCCGGTTCCTGCAGTCGATTTCACCGACCGTCGTCAGATTGACGAGGGTGTTGACGAGTTGGTCGGGTCTGTTTGTGAAGGTGTCATTACCGGGAATTTGGCGGCTGGAGAGGCCTTAGCAGAACTCTATTCCTCGGGGGAGCACAAGGTAGTCCTTCATGACGCTCTGTGTTCGATATCTGATTCAATTTCGGACATTAAGCAGCAGAGACGGAGTTACAATCTCGAACTTATGGACTATCTAGGTTCGTATAAGGAGGGTGATGAGCTTAAGAAGTTTACAGGGTACCAACCTGCATCAGGTGTCTCGGAAACCCCCCTTTCCGAGACTACTGAAACAAAAGAAAATCTCAGAGTCGGTGATGTACGTATCTCGAAAAAAGATCATAAGGTCGTAGTTGAGGCTTCTGCACGATATAAGCCAGAAGACAAGGAGGAATTTGAAACTGATCGGTGGGGGTATACGGAAACAGAATACTACCCTGTGATGGACTTTGTCGGCGTTAGTGAAATTGAAGCAGCGCTGCTGATAGAATTCGTAGAATACGCGACTGAGGAAGGAGATGGATTCGCCGGCTTCCGAGACTCTGCGACCAAGCGGAATTCCTTACTGGACCGGTTAGAGGCTATCGCACTCCCTGAAATTACAGACATCGACTCAAAATTAGAAACCTATCTGAAAAAGAAACAGGAAGTTAGTGAACTTGATGAGAAGTGTAATCGCCTCTATGACTTTCTTAACCGGGTTGTCTATGAATTGTATGAGCTTGATGAAGACAAGATTAGTATGGTCGAAAGCACTCGGTGA